From one Bordetella genomosp. 9 genomic stretch:
- a CDS encoding tetratricopeptide repeat protein produces MSTPANSATPAISANSTTAPPPTGEQWLALGRALHGAGRHGEAVNALQRAAAQLPLDVEVYRALVASLDASGQVADAASARIGIDAIERRRAVDLFEIGRVYARHKQWDAAGHWLERALMIDAGLHAAHICMAWVLRQLGMRHGSGRQACRAYRGQAAFAAARRNRRRTVLIVCSSGFANVPFRHLVPPALNRVVRWVIDLGVVGIGWGRAGALPPHDIAFNVVGDADLGAFCRAELAQFAETSTAPVLNQPARIERTTRERIGALLDGIAGIYAPTTCRWAGASAPADALHAAIAAAGMAYPVITRPAGEHGGKGVVLLTSPADTLAQPPAGDMYLTAYHEYRSADGYYRKYRVIFIDREPYPYHLAIGRQWLLHYFSADMLSESWKLEEERRFLEDPRTALGAPAWAALRAIGERMDLDYCGIDFSLLPDGRVLVFEANATMLVHPEVEDDGLRFKNAYIQKIFDALDGLMQRRIAAPDQAART; encoded by the coding sequence ATGTCGACCCCAGCGAACTCCGCGACTCCCGCGATATCCGCGAACTCAACGACCGCGCCGCCGCCCACGGGCGAACAGTGGCTGGCGCTTGGGCGTGCGTTGCATGGCGCGGGCCGCCATGGCGAAGCCGTCAATGCCCTGCAGCGCGCCGCCGCGCAACTGCCCCTGGACGTCGAGGTGTATCGCGCCCTGGTCGCGTCCCTGGATGCGAGCGGGCAGGTCGCCGATGCCGCGTCCGCGCGCATCGGCATCGACGCCATCGAACGGCGCCGCGCGGTCGACCTGTTCGAGATCGGCCGCGTGTACGCCCGCCACAAGCAATGGGACGCCGCCGGCCACTGGCTGGAACGGGCCTTGATGATCGATGCCGGACTGCATGCGGCGCATATCTGCATGGCCTGGGTGCTGCGGCAGCTGGGCATGCGCCATGGCAGCGGCCGGCAGGCCTGCCGCGCCTACCGCGGACAGGCCGCGTTCGCCGCCGCCAGGCGCAACCGGCGCCGCACGGTGCTCATCGTGTGTTCGAGCGGCTTCGCCAACGTGCCTTTCCGGCACCTGGTCCCGCCGGCTTTGAATCGGGTCGTGCGCTGGGTGATCGACCTGGGCGTCGTCGGCATCGGCTGGGGACGCGCCGGCGCGCTGCCGCCACACGACATCGCTTTCAATGTCGTGGGCGACGCCGACCTGGGCGCCTTCTGCCGCGCCGAACTGGCGCAGTTCGCCGAGACGTCCACGGCGCCGGTCCTGAACCAACCCGCGCGCATCGAGCGCACCACGCGCGAGCGGATCGGCGCGCTGCTCGATGGCATAGCCGGGATATATGCGCCGACGACCTGCCGGTGGGCTGGCGCCAGCGCGCCGGCCGACGCGCTGCACGCCGCGATCGCCGCGGCGGGAATGGCCTATCCGGTCATCACGCGGCCGGCGGGCGAGCATGGCGGCAAGGGCGTCGTGCTGCTGACGTCGCCAGCCGATACCCTGGCGCAGCCGCCCGCGGGCGACATGTACCTGACCGCGTACCACGAGTACCGCTCCGCCGACGGCTACTACCGCAAGTACCGCGTCATCTTCATCGACCGCGAGCCCTATCCCTACCATCTGGCGATAGGCCGGCAGTGGCTGCTGCACTATTTTTCGGCGGACATGCTGTCCGAGTCCTGGAAGCTGGAGGAAGAACGCCGCTTCCTGGAGGATCCGCGCACGGCGCTGGGCGCGCCGGCCTGGGCCGCGCTGCGCGCCATCGGCGAGCGCATGGACCTGGATTACTGCGGCATCGATTTCTCGCTTCTGCCGGACGGCCGCGTGCTGGTCTTCGAAGCCAACGCCACCATGCTCGTGCATCCCGAAGTGGAAGACGACGGCCTGCGTTTCAAGAACGCCTACATCCAGAAGATTTTCGATGCCCTGGACGGCCTGATGCAGCGTCGCATCGCCGCGCCGGATCAAGCCGCCCGCACGTAG